In one Alphaproteobacteria bacterium SS10 genomic region, the following are encoded:
- a CDS encoding UDP-N-acetylmuramoylalanyl-D-glutamyl-2,6-diaminopimelate--D-alanyl-D-alanine ligase has translation MTRKAPASILWTAAEAERAVNCLEPQAAENPWEATGISIDSRTVKRGDLFIALEGEHFDGHDFVADAFVQGAAAAIVSRRPDDVPEDWPLVLVEDTFEALNDLAHVARHRNEGKMIALTGSVGKTGTKEALRLCLGAQAPAYANEGNFNNHIGAPLSLAGLPADSFYSVFELGMNHAGEIEPLAKMVRPDIAIITNVHDVHIEFFESEEGIADAKAEIFAGLGPNGTAILNADNRHFPRLLAHAKTRGIRNILTFGTDRDCDAYIVDAQVHATSSAVSAVVRGERLIYSLSVPGKHWVMNSLAVLLAANAAGADVPTAARALSYLKPMKGRGSRSRVATPFGAFTLIDESYNASPIAMKAAIGVLDKTDPQPGGRRIAILGDMLELGDDGPRLHASLKRDLVRAGIDTVHCSGPLMANLYEQLDERMKGYYAEDSLTLAPLVANDVMSGDVVLVKGSYGSRMRAVIEELTSLSDEEPIFHVSTAQAVNDG, from the coding sequence ATGACGCGCAAAGCGCCCGCCTCCATCCTATGGACCGCTGCAGAAGCAGAACGTGCCGTTAACTGCCTCGAGCCACAGGCCGCTGAGAACCCCTGGGAAGCCACCGGGATTTCCATCGACAGCCGCACCGTCAAACGCGGGGACCTGTTCATTGCCCTGGAAGGCGAACACTTCGACGGCCATGACTTTGTCGCTGATGCCTTCGTCCAGGGTGCCGCCGCAGCGATTGTGAGCCGCCGCCCAGATGATGTGCCAGAGGATTGGCCACTGGTGCTGGTCGAGGACACTTTCGAGGCGCTGAATGACCTCGCCCATGTGGCCCGCCACCGGAACGAGGGCAAGATGATCGCCCTTACCGGCTCGGTTGGTAAGACCGGCACAAAAGAGGCGCTGCGTCTCTGCCTCGGCGCCCAGGCCCCGGCCTATGCCAATGAAGGCAACTTCAACAACCACATCGGCGCGCCGCTTAGCCTTGCAGGCCTGCCAGCCGACAGCTTCTACAGCGTCTTCGAGCTCGGCATGAACCATGCCGGTGAGATTGAGCCGCTGGCCAAGATGGTCCGCCCCGACATCGCGATCATCACCAACGTCCATGACGTGCATATCGAGTTCTTTGAGAGTGAAGAGGGCATCGCCGACGCGAAGGCTGAAATCTTCGCCGGGCTCGGCCCGAACGGCACGGCGATCCTAAACGCCGACAACCGTCACTTCCCTCGCCTCTTGGCCCATGCCAAGACCCGCGGCATTCGCAACATCCTGACCTTCGGCACCGATCGCGATTGCGATGCCTACATCGTCGATGCGCAGGTACACGCAACCTCCAGCGCGGTATCAGCCGTGGTGCGCGGTGAGCGACTGATCTACAGCCTCTCTGTCCCTGGTAAGCACTGGGTGATGAATAGCCTGGCCGTCCTGCTAGCGGCCAATGCGGCTGGGGCTGACGTCCCAACCGCCGCACGGGCGCTCAGCTATCTGAAGCCAATGAAGGGTCGCGGCTCACGTAGCCGGGTCGCAACGCCGTTTGGCGCCTTCACCCTGATTGACGAGAGCTACAATGCCAGCCCGATTGCCATGAAGGCAGCGATTGGCGTTCTGGACAAAACTGACCCACAGCCAGGTGGCCGCCGGATCGCGATCCTGGGCGATATGCTTGAGCTGGGTGATGATGGCCCACGCCTCCACGCCTCGCTGAAGCGTGACCTGGTCCGTGCTGGCATCGATACCGTTCACTGCAGCGGCCCGCTGATGGCCAATCTGTATGAGCAGCTCGATGAGCGGATGAAGGGCTACTACGCTGAAGACAGCCTGACCCTCGCCCCGCTGGTCGCCAATGATGTGATGAGCGGCGATGTGGTGCTGGTCAAAGGCTCCTATGGCAGCCGCATGCGTGCGGTGATTGAGGAGCTGACATCCCTTTCCGATGAAGAGCCCATCTTCCACGTCTCAACCGCGCAAGCGGTTAATGACGGCTGA
- a CDS encoding UDP-N-acetylmuramoyl-L-alanyl-D-glutamate--2,6-diaminopimelate ligase — protein sequence MTGIADQIATPPTPSDGGQISVENATGLPDQLSITGVTSDSRRVTPGGLFCAIPGHITDGRNFIGQAVEKGAAAILAPTGTDWPSLNDSVRALEAKEPRRVLALAAAAFYGRQPNHIAAVTGTSGKTSTALFTQQLLEIAGHRTASLGTLGLRADGFPETEALTTPAPEDLHDLLAKLADHGFDHCAMEASSHGLDQYRLDGVKVQAAGFTNLGRDHLDYHADADEYFAAKARLFSELLIDGGTMVINADDERFPELKTIAAERGLRVVDYGYAAETLKLVEAIPHTTSIALTISAAGETHQVDVPLVGTFQAHNVLCAIGLRLALRGELDDPRAISESIADSSRLVGAPGRMDHVTTHKSGAPVFVDYAHKPDALKAVLHALRPHTENRLVVVFGCGGDRDQGKRPEMGRIAADLADRVIVTDDNPRGEDPAFVRSQIMAACPEATEIGDRREAIAAAIEGLEPGDVLVIAGKGHETGQKIGDRVLPFDDTTTAQELIGEPKS from the coding sequence ATGACAGGAATCGCGGATCAGATAGCAACACCGCCCACCCCATCAGATGGGGGGCAGATTTCTGTGGAAAACGCCACGGGACTGCCGGACCAGCTCTCGATCACAGGCGTTACAAGCGATAGCCGTCGGGTTACCCCCGGCGGCTTATTCTGTGCCATCCCAGGCCATATCACTGATGGCCGCAACTTTATCGGCCAAGCCGTTGAGAAGGGTGCCGCAGCCATCCTCGCCCCGACAGGCACCGACTGGCCCAGCCTGAACGACAGTGTTCGAGCGCTAGAGGCAAAGGAACCACGTCGCGTTCTGGCCCTTGCAGCAGCGGCGTTCTATGGTCGGCAGCCAAATCACATTGCCGCAGTCACCGGGACTAGCGGCAAGACATCCACCGCACTGTTCACCCAGCAACTGCTGGAGATTGCGGGACATCGCACCGCCTCACTGGGCACGCTCGGCCTGCGCGCCGATGGCTTCCCAGAGACCGAGGCACTAACCACACCCGCGCCGGAAGACCTACACGACCTGCTCGCCAAGCTGGCCGATCATGGTTTTGACCACTGCGCGATGGAGGCGTCCTCCCACGGGCTCGATCAATATCGCCTGGACGGTGTGAAGGTACAGGCGGCGGGCTTCACCAACCTGGGTCGTGACCACCTGGATTACCATGCCGATGCTGATGAATATTTCGCTGCCAAGGCGCGCCTGTTCTCAGAATTGCTGATCGATGGCGGGACCATGGTCATCAATGCCGATGATGAGCGGTTTCCCGAGCTAAAGACCATCGCCGCCGAACGCGGCCTGCGGGTGGTTGATTACGGCTATGCCGCAGAAACGTTGAAGCTGGTTGAGGCCATCCCCCACACCACCAGCATCGCCCTGACGATCAGCGCGGCTGGCGAAACCCATCAGGTTGATGTGCCACTGGTCGGCACCTTCCAGGCCCATAACGTGCTGTGCGCCATCGGCCTTCGCCTCGCTTTGCGTGGTGAATTGGATGATCCAAGGGCGATCAGCGAATCGATAGCCGATTCTTCGCGACTCGTTGGTGCGCCTGGTCGAATGGACCATGTAACGACCCATAAAAGCGGTGCTCCAGTGTTCGTAGACTACGCTCACAAGCCAGATGCGCTCAAAGCCGTGTTGCACGCGCTACGCCCGCACACTGAGAACCGGCTAGTTGTGGTCTTTGGCTGCGGTGGGGACCGTGATCAGGGTAAACGTCCAGAGATGGGGCGGATTGCCGCTGACCTCGCTGATCGTGTGATTGTCACCGATGACAACCCACGCGGCGAAGACCCAGCCTTTGTTCGTTCCCAGATCATGGCGGCCTGTCCGGAGGCCACCGAGATAGGCGACCGTCGCGAAGCGATTGCCGCCGCCATAGAAGGGCTAGAACCCGGCGATGTCTTGGTTATCGCCGGCAAAGGCCACGAAACCGGACAGAAAATCGGCGACCGGGTTTTGCCGTTTGATGACACCACAACCGCTCAAGAATTGATCGGGGAGCCAAAATCATGA
- a CDS encoding penicillin-binding protein 2 has protein sequence MTGFDQVGQNGPSTRSLDKHRQGFGAMHYGAAEEPAATAAEQGYQPPHRRDPTETLACTPDYANQKTMRCHRIDSTDRPAHNRARGRLMLAATVFACALTGVAAQLVNVALSDAPNAKRIASPLEGDFRADITDRNGVLIATQVQTASLYADPAKVLDPVMTAEKIASVIEGTDADRLAKNLTRDTRFMWIKRHLTPEQHAAVHRLGLPGVGVRDETRRFYPQGNSMAHILGFTSIDNEGLAGVEQAFDDRLREREEPLKLTVDTRVQAVLRERLADAMAEFSAVGATGVVLDAKTGDVVAMSSLPDFNPMRPAEAPSDHRFNRAVQGVYELGSTFKIFTTAMALDSGRVSMRDGVDATDPIRVGRFTINDFHPQERWLSVPEIFMYSSNIGTAKLAMSVGTEGQRRFLSNLGLTQRAAVELPEAANPLVPRTWRDVNTMTISYGHGIAVTPLHLVGAVGAMVNGGVYNPPTLVADHDHEKTTRAPSHRIVSPETSANIRKLMRLVVEHGTGGRAEAQGYLVGGKTGTAEKPKDGRYAERSLISSFVAAFPMHDPQYVVLATLDEPRGTKDTFGYATGGWVAAPVVAKIISEMAPILGLAPMSADDPKIRQALDIRFDRPVIENPTPAPNPPTPYRGTTLASY, from the coding sequence ATGACGGGGTTTGATCAGGTTGGGCAGAATGGCCCTTCCACCCGCAGCTTAGACAAACATCGCCAAGGGTTTGGTGCCATGCATTATGGCGCCGCCGAGGAACCCGCAGCGACCGCAGCCGAGCAAGGCTATCAGCCGCCGCATCGGCGCGATCCGACTGAAACCCTGGCCTGCACGCCAGATTACGCCAATCAAAAGACCATGCGCTGCCATCGGATCGACAGCACCGACCGGCCAGCCCACAACCGCGCCCGCGGCCGCCTAATGCTGGCCGCCACCGTGTTTGCCTGCGCTCTAACCGGCGTTGCTGCGCAGCTGGTGAATGTGGCGCTGTCGGACGCCCCTAATGCCAAACGCATCGCCTCCCCACTTGAAGGTGACTTCCGCGCTGACATCACCGATCGCAATGGTGTGCTGATCGCAACCCAGGTTCAAACTGCCTCACTCTATGCTGATCCGGCCAAGGTTTTGGACCCGGTGATGACGGCTGAGAAGATTGCCAGCGTCATTGAGGGCACCGATGCCGACCGTCTTGCAAAGAACCTAACCCGCGATACCCGCTTCATGTGGATCAAGCGGCACCTGACGCCAGAGCAGCATGCCGCCGTGCACCGCCTTGGCCTGCCAGGCGTTGGCGTACGGGATGAGACCCGTCGCTTCTACCCGCAGGGCAACAGCATGGCCCACATCCTGGGCTTCACCTCTATCGACAATGAGGGCCTAGCCGGGGTTGAGCAGGCATTTGATGACCGCCTGCGTGAGCGTGAAGAGCCACTGAAACTGACCGTCGACACCCGGGTTCAGGCCGTTCTGCGTGAGCGTCTGGCCGATGCCATGGCAGAGTTCAGCGCGGTTGGCGCAACCGGCGTGGTGCTGGATGCAAAAACCGGCGATGTGGTCGCCATGTCCAGCCTGCCTGACTTCAACCCGATGCGTCCAGCGGAAGCGCCAAGCGACCATCGCTTCAACCGTGCGGTTCAGGGCGTTTACGAGCTTGGCTCCACCTTCAAGATTTTCACCACTGCCATGGCTCTCGACAGCGGTCGGGTCAGCATGCGCGACGGCGTTGATGCCACCGACCCGATCCGGGTTGGCCGCTTCACGATCAATGATTTCCACCCGCAAGAGCGTTGGCTCTCGGTTCCGGAAATCTTCATGTATTCCTCCAATATCGGCACCGCCAAACTGGCCATGTCCGTGGGCACTGAGGGCCAGCGCCGGTTCTTGAGCAATCTGGGCCTGACCCAGCGCGCCGCAGTTGAGCTGCCGGAAGCGGCCAATCCGCTGGTGCCGCGCACCTGGCGCGACGTGAACACGATGACCATTTCCTATGGTCACGGCATCGCCGTCACCCCGCTGCATCTGGTTGGCGCGGTTGGCGCCATGGTGAATGGCGGCGTTTACAACCCACCGACCCTGGTGGCCGACCATGATCATGAAAAGACCACTCGGGCGCCTTCTCACCGCATCGTTTCGCCTGAAACCTCCGCCAATATTCGCAAGCTAATGCGGCTGGTGGTTGAGCATGGCACCGGTGGCCGGGCAGAAGCCCAAGGTTACCTGGTTGGCGGCAAGACCGGCACGGCGGAGAAGCCAAAAGACGGTCGCTACGCTGAACGCTCCCTGATCTCCTCCTTCGTTGCGGCCTTCCCTATGCATGACCCACAATATGTCGTGCTCGCGACCCTGGATGAGCCACGGGGCACGAAAGACACCTTTGGCTATGCCACGGGTGGTTGGGTCGCAGCACCAGTGGTGGCGAAGATCATCTCTGAAATGGCGCCAATCCTGGGGCTTGCACCGATGAGTGCGGACGACCCCAAGATCCGTCAGGCGCTAGATATCCGTTTCGACCGCCCGGTGATCGAGAACCCGACACCAGCGCCTAACCCACCGACTCCGTACCGGGGAACAACCCTTGCGTCGTATTGA
- the rsmH gene encoding 16S rRNA (cytosine(1402)-N(4))-methyltransferase RsmH produces MNQAAAPHLPVLLNQVLAAMPNSQEAVAVDGTFGAGGYSRAMLEAGLGQLYGVDRDPSVGEFAALMSKDFGPRFKLLQGPFSDMEDLLAEQGVSAVDGIVLDLGVSSMQLDQPERGFSFRFDGPLDMRMADTGETAADVVNQAEETELADIIYQLGEERRARQVARAIVHARAEAPIETTLQLAEIVRAVVKPGKGQKIDPATRTFMALRLHVNDELGEVQRGLRAAERLLKEGGVLAVVTFHSLEDRIVKLFMRDRSTPPDRGSRHLPATPTPSPQGHSQEMTTRQPSFRLPGRQDNPLLGGRNGATADEDELARNPRSRSARLRVAFRTDAPAWESAA; encoded by the coding sequence ATGAACCAGGCAGCCGCTCCCCACCTGCCCGTTCTGCTAAACCAAGTTTTGGCCGCGATGCCGAACAGCCAAGAAGCCGTGGCGGTTGATGGCACCTTCGGCGCTGGCGGTTATAGCCGCGCGATGCTCGAAGCCGGCCTGGGTCAGCTTTACGGTGTAGATCGCGACCCATCGGTGGGCGAATTCGCCGCCCTGATGAGCAAGGATTTCGGCCCACGCTTTAAACTGCTGCAGGGCCCGTTCAGCGATATGGAAGACCTGCTCGCTGAACAGGGCGTATCGGCGGTTGATGGCATCGTCCTAGATCTCGGCGTTTCCTCAATGCAGCTGGACCAGCCAGAGCGCGGGTTTAGCTTCCGCTTCGATGGCCCGCTGGATATGCGCATGGCCGATACTGGTGAGACCGCAGCCGATGTGGTCAACCAGGCCGAGGAAACAGAGCTCGCTGACATTATCTATCAGCTGGGTGAAGAGCGCCGCGCCCGTCAGGTCGCGCGCGCCATCGTCCATGCCCGTGCCGAGGCTCCAATCGAAACCACCCTACAGCTGGCTGAGATCGTCCGCGCGGTGGTGAAGCCCGGTAAGGGCCAGAAGATTGATCCGGCGACACGCACCTTTATGGCGCTGCGCCTTCATGTGAATGACGAACTCGGTGAAGTGCAGCGCGGCCTCCGCGCCGCTGAGCGCCTGTTGAAGGAAGGCGGCGTGCTCGCCGTTGTGACCTTCCACAGCCTCGAAGACCGGATCGTAAAACTGTTTATGCGGGACCGCTCTACCCCCCCTGACCGCGGTTCCCGCCATCTTCCTGCAACCCCCACGCCCTCCCCCCAGGGTCATTCGCAGGAGATGACGACCCGGCAGCCTAGTTTTCGGCTGCCGGGTCGCCAGGATAACCCGCTGCTCGGCGGCCGTAATGGCGCCACGGCGGATGAGGATGAGCTTGCCCGCAACCCGCGCTCACGCTCCGCACGCCTTCGCGTGGCATTCCGCACCGACGCCCCCGCTTGGGAGTCTGCGGCATGA
- the mraZ gene encoding division/cell wall cluster transcriptional repressor MraZ translates to MALFLATHHNRVDKKGRVSVPAQFRTAIADQSFQGIVVFPSHKVGALEGFSMAQMEELSSGIDSFEMFSDAHDDLATTIFGSAVPLPFDGEGRIVLPKELSAHAGIDDQAAFVGLGRKFQIWHPEALATHQAAAYERMREKGQTLPARSPAEGGK, encoded by the coding sequence ATGGCCCTATTTTTGGCCACACACCACAACCGAGTGGATAAGAAAGGCCGGGTTTCCGTGCCTGCCCAGTTCCGCACGGCCATCGCCGACCAAAGCTTCCAAGGCATCGTTGTTTTCCCATCCCATAAGGTGGGCGCGCTTGAGGGCTTCTCGATGGCGCAGATGGAAGAGCTGTCCTCAGGTATCGACAGCTTTGAGATGTTTTCCGATGCCCATGACGATCTAGCGACCACCATCTTCGGTAGTGCTGTGCCGCTGCCATTCGATGGCGAGGGGCGCATCGTCCTACCTAAAGAATTGTCGGCCCATGCTGGGATTGACGACCAGGCGGCTTTTGTCGGCCTCGGTCGCAAGTTTCAGATTTGGCACCCAGAGGCACTCGCCACCCATCAGGCCGCCGCTTACGAGCGGATGCGGGAGAAGGGGCAGACCCTGCCAGCCCGCAGCCCAGCGGAAGGTGGCAAATAA
- a CDS encoding N-acetylmuramoyl-L-alanine amidase gives MADTLNIIEHPSPNFSTRLEDGEAAPIDHLILHYTGMTSGAEALERLCDPDAKVSSHYLVEEDGRIFRLVDEQERAWHAGVAYWRGSKQINRRSIGIEIVNPGHEHGYRAFPDVQINAVVKLCQDILNRHPIPTQNILGHSDVAPWRKEDPGELFPWAALAVSGIGQWPNEPGETLDANTAKAALSNIGYLMDEPSDLTSTVIAFQRRYRPKLLNGQLDDETCRLIAAVAQTLDIDVSANPG, from the coding sequence ATGGCCGACACCCTTAACATCATTGAGCATCCCTCACCTAACTTCAGCACCCGGCTGGAGGACGGTGAAGCCGCGCCCATTGATCATTTGATCCTGCATTATACTGGCATGACCAGCGGGGCCGAAGCCCTAGAACGGCTCTGCGATCCTGATGCCAAGGTCTCATCCCATTACCTTGTTGAGGAAGATGGCCGCATCTTCCGACTGGTCGATGAGCAGGAACGCGCCTGGCATGCCGGTGTCGCCTACTGGCGAGGCTCTAAGCAGATCAATCGACGCTCAATCGGTATTGAGATTGTTAATCCGGGCCATGAGCACGGGTACCGCGCCTTCCCAGACGTTCAGATCAATGCGGTCGTTAAGCTCTGCCAAGACATATTGAACCGCCACCCAATACCCACGCAAAATATCCTCGGTCATTCCGATGTGGCGCCCTGGCGAAAAGAGGACCCAGGCGAGCTATTCCCCTGGGCTGCGCTGGCCGTAAGCGGGATTGGTCAATGGCCAAATGAGCCAGGTGAGACATTAGACGCTAACACCGCCAAAGCTGCGCTGAGCAACATTGGGTATCTAATGGACGAGCCCAGCGACCTAACCAGCACGGTCATCGCCTTTCAGCGGCGTTACCGTCCGAAACTGCTCAACGGTCAGTTGGATGACGAGACATGCAGACTGATTGCAGCCGTCGCGCAAACGCTGGATATCGACGTTAGCGCCAACCCAGGCTAG